A region from the Fusarium graminearum PH-1 chromosome 4, whole genome shotgun sequence genome encodes:
- a CDS encoding serine/threonine-protein phosphatase PP1, giving the protein MADQHEVDLDSIIDRLLEVRGSRPGKQVQLLEAEIRYLCTKAREIFISQPILLELEAPIKICGDIHGQYYDLLRLFEYGGFPPEANYLFLGDYVDRGKQSLETICLLLAYKIKYPENFFILRGNHECASINRIYGFYDECKRRYNIKLWKTFTDCFNCLPIAAIIDEKIFTMHGGLSPDLNSMEQIRRVMRPTDIPDCGLLCDLLWSDPDKDITGWSENDRGVSFTFGPDVVSRFLQKHDMDLICRAHQVVEDGYEFFSKRQLVTLFSAPNYCGEFDNAGAMMSVDESLLCSFQILKPAEKKQKFGRR; this is encoded by the exons ATGGCAGACCAACACGAGGTCGATCTCGACTCTATAATCGACCGTCTACTCGAGGTGCGAGGCAGCCGGCCTGGCAAGCAAGTTCAGCtccttgaggctgagatcCGCTACCTCTGTACTAAGGCTCGTGAGATCTTCATTTCTCAGCCCatcctcctcgagcttgaggCCCCCATTAAG ATCTGTGGTGATATTCACGGACAGTACTACGATCTTCTCCGACTCTTCGAGTACGGTGGCTTCCCTCCCGAGGCCAACTACCTCTTCCTCGGTGATTACGTCGACCGAGGAAAGCAATCTCTTGAGACCATCTGCTTGCTCCTCGCCTACAAGATCAAGTACCCCGAAaacttcttcatccttcGAGGTAACCACGAGTGTGCCTCCATCAACCGTATTTATGGATTCTACGACGAGTGCAAGCGTCGCTATAACATCAAGTTGTGGAAGACTTTCACCGATTGCTTTAACTGCCTTCCTATCGCTGCTATCATTGACGAGAAGATTTTCACCATGCACGGTGGTCTGAGCCCTGATCTCAACTCTATGGAGCAGATCCGCCGGGTTATGCGCCCTACTGAT ATTCCTGACTGCGGTCTTCTCTGTGATCTTCTGTGGTCTGATCCCGATAAGGATATTACTGGATGGAGTGAAAACGATCGAGGTGTTTCTTTTACTTTCGGTCCTGATGTTGTCTCGCGTTTCCTCCAGAAACATGATATGGATCTTATTTGCCGAGCTCaccaggttgttgaggatggctaCGaattcttctccaagcgcCAGCTGGTTACACTATTCAGTGCGCCCAACTACTGTGGTGAATTCGACAATGCTGGTGCTATGATGAGTGTCGACGAGAGTTTGCTGTGTTCTTTCCAG ATCTTGAAACCCgctgaaaagaagcaaaa GTTCGGACGACGTTAA